A region of the Cryptococcus neoformans var. neoformans B-3501A chromosome 6, whole genome shotgun sequence genome:
GTGGGCGATTCAATTCTGACAATTATGTAGGTTGTACGGCTGCATCTTTCTTGCGGCTTAGACACTACACCTGAATGGGTCATCTACAACGAATTTGTCTTGACCACTGCCAACGTGAGTAGCCCATGACCTGTCTCTGGATCACTTTGTCTAATACTTCCTGTAGTTCATTCGTACAGTAACTGAAGTTCGTCCCGAATGGCTTCTCGAATACGCTCCTCAATACTTTGACCCTGAGACATTCCCCGCCAACAGCGAAACCCGACGGGCGTTGCAGCGAGTGTTGGACAGGAAATTGGGCAAGATTTCTAGTAGCAAGCACGGaaaggatggcaaggacaagaaggacaagaagaagaagaggaaggcggagTGATGGCGTACTGGTTATTGTCTATAGAGGCGGTAATGTAGATGACTCTTGGGATTTAGATAGAGATGCATTTCATCTCGAACATTGACATATTTGGTTCTTGTCTTAAATTTCGccctcctcaatctcctcatcatctctgtcTTTCCTATGGGCCGCCGACGAAGCAGACGACAACCTCCGCCGTTTGTGTTCCCGACCTTCACCTTGTTCCCCGCCATGTTTCcgctccctctccctctccctatccctctcccttctgTCGCTGCGGTCTCGTTCCTtgtccctctccctctcacGGTCTCTGTCTCGCCTATCACCGCGGTCACGGTCCCGATCATCTCGCCTTGACGACTTGTGATCTCGATCCCTGTCCTGCTCCCTCTCACGGTCACTTCGGCGAGACttgacatcatcatcgacatcCATTGCGTCGTCCTTGGAGTGCCGACGGTCTCCGGAGCGGTGAGAGTCCCGGTACGATTCACCTCGGTCGCGGTAATCTTGCTTGGAAGATTCGGCTTCAGCGAGTTTCTCCTGTGATTCATCATGACATTAGTGAACTGGCAGATGATAGACTTGTGAGGACGGACCTTCTGACGCTTGATAAATTTCTCATAGGCGGATTTCcgatcctcttcttcctcgatCTCCTTAAATTCTTTAAGATCCTTCATATGGGGCAAGGCCTATAAATTTCATCAGGTTACAGTTGCCGTATAACAGAGGGAATGATTTACCTGCTCATAGGACATGTCCAACTCAATGGCATCGACCTTCTTGAGTGCATAACGGAGGTCTTCGATGCGCCGTCGCTTTCGACGTTCAATTCGAcgagcttcttcgtcggcAATCTGCTTAAGGCGAGAGTGCGTCTACAGCTTATGTGAGCATTTGATTTGCAAGGTTAATGAGGAAAGCAAACATACAAGGTTATaaacctctttcctcaacTTCTCGCTGATCTGAGTGTCCATATGCACCTCCCTGCACCATTGCTCCAGCTCTTCCCAGCTCGTCTCAAGAGTAATCTTTTTATCGACCTTACCCAAAGCATTGTGGATCTTCTCCGCAGCACGCTCGACCTCTTCACTGATATCGTCTACAGCGTCCATCCAAAGCTCAAGAGGGCTAGAGCCCGATAAACCAAGAAGAGCGATGTAGCGTTCGTCATTCTTGATTTTCGGGTAGGTGTCTTTGAATTTGGATGTTCGAGTAAGCTCGCCATTATGATCCAGTTCCTTGAGCAACGCCTTGAACCCCTCTCGCGCCTTTCGAGCGTTTCTTGTTGCCTCAACCTTGAGTTTCCTAGACTCCTCTTTGTGCTCCTGCTCGAGCTTGTATGCGTAATCCTCATAGACTTTAATCATATCAAGAACTTCAACCTTCTGAAGGTCCTTATCGGAACGGAAGGccggagaagagatgatgagatcaTGCGCGGCTCGCCAACGAGTGGAAACAGAAATATCGAGGGTAGGAAGCAAAGCAGTAAGAGACATAATGTTACGATCACGGAGTTCCCTTTCAGCAGACTATTTAATTCTCCTGTCAGCAAAGCTTTTTGTACGTGAATATGAAGACTTTACCTCTTCATCGCGTCTCATTTTTGCAGTGTACTCGTCCAAAAGCAACATCCTCTCTTCAGGGAAGGCCTCTTGCCAATATCTGTCTCTTTCAAACGCCTTATCTGCCGTTTTTAATGTGGAATAGCTCTTAATTACTCCACTCTTGGCGAACATCTTGTAGAAAATGGGTCGGAGACGAGAGATACGTGCATCCTTGGCCGCGCGACGTTCATCAAGAATTCCATTGGTATACTAAAAAGATATTAGCATTTAATGAATGCAGTCATTAGATATTTACCTTTTCAAACGCTGCCTTCTTTTCGGCGAGCGTGTCCAAAGCGTTATAGAGAGGATCCAAGACGATTACCCTCATCGCAATGTCCCATGTATGGGTTTCATTGATGCCCGCCTTCTTGAGAAGGTGGATGAATGCTGCTTCGGACTCTTCCTTGGTTTCGAACCCACCAGGAGGCATGGTGATAACCGGGAGATCGTCGTTCTGTGGTTTGAGAGGAGTCTCGGGTACACTCGCAGGCGTCGCTGTGTTAGGTTTGTAGAGAGCAATGGCATTGGCCGCAGAAGCGCGCAGTTCGCGGATGTCCTCGGGTGTGGGAGAGCGGGACTCCCTAGGGCTAGGAGTGGGACTAGCAATCCCTTgctcctttctcctttgcctctccacctttctggcctcttcctcttcaatctgtTTCTTCAGTTCAACAAGTTCAGGGGGCAAGTCCCATTTGGTCTCCTTTGTGACAGTGTTGACATAGTAAGGCCGATTGTTAGAGGCGTATTGTTTCCATTGGGTCTTTGAAAGAGCTTTTTCGAATGGCGTCTTAAGTTCATCCGGCTTCTCCCAAACGGATTGCTTGGTTACGGCATGCGACCAGTAAACTCGACCTTGAGCATTTTTGTATTCGCTCTGCGAAGAGTAAGCAATAAATGTGAGCAGAGGGCAACCAACTCACCCAGAGAgacttttcttctcccgaCATTCTGTATACCACTGTTTCTCCTTTCTATATCCAAAACGtagaaatggaaagaaaTCGACAACTTGGCCGAAGATGGTAGACGAAGACGTTCGTTCGagcttcttcgttctttcTCGTAGCAGGGTGGAAATCGCCGCCTTGAACCGAGTGAGGTAACGGAGATCGAACGCGACTCCACTCCCTCATACCCGCAAACAAACGAACTCGTCGCTCGGCCTCGTCGCCTTGCACTTTCGTTCATTTAATGATGTAAGTGCCAATCAAAATCACGAATGGCATTCTCTAcaccttttcttccgcCTAACCTGACTCCATGATTATTATGTACTGACGCATTGTATGACTTTTACATTGTCTGAGCCCATGTACTTAGGATCAGTTCTGGTGACCACGAGGTGTACGATTATCGGACATTTGTGACAAATACTGCTGCATGGACCAGTACTAATATATACAAAAGTTTTAAAACCCGAAAAGATCTTTTACACCAAGTACTTCAGAATCCACTTCTGCCGCCTTTTTTGTTTGATTTAAATCAACGCTTAAGTAGGGATAGCGCACTTGGCACCGACGTTGATTTGGACAGCCTTGATTTCGGTGTAGTTCTCGAGAGCGTACTCTCCCAACTCTCGACCGAGACCAGACTGTTTGAAACCACCGAAGGGCacttgaggatgaagctCGTTGTAACAGTTGATCCAAACGGTACCAGCCTTGAGCTTACTGGCGACTCGGGTAGCTCGAGAGATGTTGGAAGTGAAGACAGCGGAAGCAAGACCGTAGACAGAGTCGTTGGCATGTTCAAgagcctcctcctcggtcTCAAACGGAGAAACAACGACGACGGGGCCAAAgatctcctccttcacgATTTTCATGTTGGCGGTGACGTCGCCGAAAACAGTCTAATAGAAGCGGAAGGAATCAAATGTCAGCATACAGTGCAATCGGCTTAAAGGAGTGGTATGATCATGGTCCCGGTGTAACATTGGACCGGATTCCGGAACCGATCAATACCCCGGGCACCGTCCCGCATTATAAAATGCCGACCGACAGTATGGATGGAATGCGACTTACAGGCTCAATGAAGTAACCCTTGTCACCGCATCGCTTGCCACCAGTGATGACAGTAGCACCTTCCTGTTTGCCGTGGTCGACATAGCTCATGATTCGCTCAGCCTGAATCTGAGAAACCTGAGGACCCTGATAGGTGTTAGGGTCGAAGGGGTCTCcgaccttgagcttggagGTTTGCTCCTTGAAGGCCTTGACGAACTTTTCATAGATAGGCTTCTGGACGTAGATTCGAGAACCGGCACACTATGATTGGTCAGCATGAAATTCACTGTTCAAAGCAAAAGCTACTCACACAGGTCTGACCGTGGTTGAAAAAGATACCCTGAGCGGAATATTTGACAGCTTCCTCGAAGTCGGCGTCCTCGAAGACGATGTTGGCGCTCTTTCCACCGAGCTCAAGGGTCACCTTCTTGATGTTGGACTTGGAAGCCTCCTCCATAACCTTTCGGCCGACGGCGGTGGAACCAGTGAAAGCGACCTTGTCAATGGCAGGGTGACCAGCAAGGGCATTACCGACGGTCTGGCCGTAACTAGCAAGGAGTCAGAATGGGAAACGAATCAACTGAGGAGTCTACTTACCCAACGACAACGTTAATGACACCTTTGGGGAGACCAGCCTCATTGAAGAGCTTAGTCATGTACATGGCGGTCAAAGGAGTAAGCTCTGAAGGCTTGATAACGACAGTGTTACCAGCAGCAAGAGCGGGAGCGATCTTCCATGAGAACatgagaagagggaagttCCAGGGGATAATTTGACCGCAGACACCGACAGGTTCATGGAGGGTGTATGTGAGCttagaagaagaggtcTGGGAGAAAGTTGGTCAGAGACTCTGCAGTAAAGTATCAAAATCTGTCTCACCTCAATAACCTTGCCGTGGATCTTGTCCGCCCATCCACCGTAGTACCTAAATGTTCTGGCAGATTCGATAACGTCGAAGCCCTTAGCAGCGCCGAAAGTTTTGCCGTTGTCGAGAGCTTCAAGAGAAGCAAGGATATCAAGGTCCCTCTCCATCAACTCGGCAATCTTAATGAGGTACTCTCCTCGCTTGAAACCGGGGACGCTGAGACCCCAAGAGTTGTTGAAAGCATTGTGGGCGACCTCGACGGCCTTGTTAACGTCGGCCTCCAAAGCCTCGGGAATTTTGGTAAGGACCTCGCCTGTAGTGGGGTTGTAGACGCTGGGAGGACATTAGATGTTATGGACTGCAATGGGCAAAAGACGCAAGCTCACTCAATGGTCTTGGCATTCTTGTCGACGGAAGAGGCCCATTCGCCGTTGATAAAGATACCGGTAGGGACCTCGACCTTGCCCTTGTAGCCGGCGTGGTTGAATTCATGTGTGAATGTGGGAGCCATCTTGATAATTAACTTGCGTGCGGGGATGTGATAAATAGCACAGACAGATATGGTtagggaggagatggggatgtgTCGATCTAGGCTATATATACTAATTCGTGCAGGGGGAAGGCAGTTCGGTTTTAATGAGGTTTGCCGGTAACCTGGTAGATTACGCATTGGTCATTTGAGATGCATTGTCGGCCCGGGAATTGGGAAAGGCCGTGTGAAGACCCTGAGCCCCATACAAAATCTGTATCGtaacctccacctccaccttctttcGGCTAATCTAATATCCCGAAGGAGGTATGTTCCATCTCGTCGCTCAACCGGCATCCCCAACTCCGCCACTTTTAGTGCTGGCCCATATTGCTGGGGATCTTTAATTACACTatgcctccaccgccaAATATTCGCCCATCATAATACGTAGGCCAGTTTAATTGACTGTGGATGTATTGAAACATGTTTTCCGACTGCTGCTCCTTAATGCCGAATCTGATCGGCACTTGCCATCGTTCATAGGCGCGTTATCTACCACCAGCCAGCCGACAGCGTGTCTGATATGTGGGCCAGCGGGCGCTTTGTCATCAAGTTTCCCATAATACGCTAAACTCCGCTAAGACGCCATTTACAATTACCACGTCCCTCCGGATACATCATGTCATATAGAGCCAGAAAGTGCATTTTTGTCATGCATGTCTCCACCTTCTGGGCGGTAGTACCATTACATGAATAGCCGGAAACGTGGTCAACCACGAATGCGAGACCGATGAAATCATTGCAACGATCCTTCTTGAAGGCgatgagaatggaaagATATGAGGACTTCTGAGCtattcttccccttcccccaaGTACAGAGTACTGAAACCCCCACCACCGGGCCCCGATGACGAGTCCAAATCTAAATCTAAATCTATGAAGGAGACTGCTActgaggaaagaagaaagagcgCGCGGGTTATACGTATGGTGCTGCATAGTACTTGTACTAGGTGCATTGGCGTCAAGAGTGGTTCCGGACTCGTAGCTGGGATTTGAGTCTTCATGGTTCTAAAGGAATCGAATCATATGACATATTTCCTGccgttcttctcctttcttcatcatgtGCTAAAGATGACAATGCATCCTCAAGCATTGACAATAACCATTGCGAATCAACAAGGATCTCGACAGCACTCGTGTTTCTAAAGCTGGATGTTAACAGCAACAGTACGGCCTCCCATTGACCGCTAAAAGCATCGCGTATATCGACCTTGACATTAAGCACCAGCTACAAGTGCCTACCTCGAGCGCAGACCTCGCACGAGTATGGCCCAGCGAGTAATGGCGGGGAAACCATCACACTGATCCATTTTGCAAACTCCTCATTGGATTGCAACTCCTCAgcaatcttcttgatgtAGTGTTGATAGGCTGGGGTTTGGCGGAAAAGCTTCCCATTCTCCGCGTACAAAGGGCGGACTTCCCCTGTCTCACCGGATCTAATTGTGCCAAAGTTTGCAAAAGTTAATTTAGTAGGATATAGCCTTAAGAGTTTCATCAGTTCGCCTGTATGATTGATTGTGTTTATTGTTATTCTGAATAcgcactcttcttcagtatCCGTAACCCTTGACAACACTTTGCACCATTCCACGATGGATTCGATCTCCGCTTCTCTGTTCTTCGAGTCGTCTATCCCATTTTCTTCGGACGCGGGGACAAGATCAAACGTCATGTTGTGAACAGGGTATGCGTATACCGTATTCCAAATACTGGCATTGTGCATTACGAGGTGGAAAGGACGCAATGCCTCTACCAGATCATAGGTAGAATGGAAAGGTTCATTGGCGACTGAGTCAGGTAAGTCGTTTGGAATATATAGACAAAGGCTGCCGCAAGATTGCCACGCATCTTCGAGCGCCATCAATGGTGGAAGCCATTGTGCAGGCTCCTCCAGGAGGTTTCGTATGAGCTCTTCTCCGAGTGAAACGCCTGCCATTTCTTGAAAGAGCTTGGGTTCAGGACGAGAGATGAACTCAAAGGGACCCGCCGGTATGGTATGGGTGCCAAAAGTGTCAGCCTCTTGGGAGAAACTATCTACTGCCTCTAACATCCTGAGGAGGGCATTGGCAGTCTGTATCCGAAGGTAGTTGCACTGTTTCAATAGCATAATTTTCTGAGCGCCGGGATGACACTTGAAGAACGAAATCTTTCCCGTGGCTTGATTCATCGTCCCTGTAAACCATGGAAACACAGTAAAGCGATCCTCATCGTTCCATTCTTTGGAAAACGTGTACTGTTTTATGCCTCCCCCAAGAGATGCTGGTTCCTGATTATCATGAGCATCTGCCATGCCCGCAAATACGGCCTCAACGTTTCCATCGTGAAGAGTAATTTCTTCGTACAACTGGTACACGTGGGTTTCGTACACCTTGCGTGATAAACGAAGGATAGTGGTGAAGTGCGAATTACAACATCTCCTCGCAAGGTAATGGAGAATGAGTTCAGTAACTTCAGGCGGGAACGGGGAGAGAGTGACGATATCGCCAGACGGCAAGGGGTTTGTCGGACTGACACAAGGGCAGGACATTTcgcgagaaggaggggtaTGTGTCGATGTGGGTCAACGAGGGTATATAGGTGGGATAGTTCGGATATATGATTAGGGAGCGTGCTGATGCTTTTGGCGCCGAGGCTCTGTATGAGTGAAACGAAAATTACTAGGTAAAAGACGAATGAATTTACGACTTCCAGTGGGATTGGTTGTTGTTCGTTTTTTTCATCATGCCCTGCTCACCGCCGACGCGCCCTTGATTTCTCCAGCAATTTCTCCGGTGAGATCTAACTCCGTTCACTCCTCGCGGGCACGGACTTTCGTTTGATGCAATGCAATGCACATCTGATTTCTATACGTAACGAAAGTGAGTGTGAGTATCTAATTCTTGCTACTATGGAACCTTTCATCACATTCATTCTACGTCTCATCTTACCATGTAATCCAGTACTGAAACAATCTGAATGAATGTCCGTCTCGAGCTCTTGTGTACTATTATGGGGCGGAATAACGGTGGCGCAACGTAAAGAGCAGCTCTATTACGGCGTTGTGCACGTTTAATGATTAAGCGTAGGAGTCGTCCGCTTGCTGTTAGCAAATGGACTCTTGTCGCCATTTCTGCAACTGTAAGAGATAAGCACGCATTTAATACGATGCAAATAGATAAAAAGGGTGCAAGAAatatcctcatctcccgtCAACCGCTTCCAACCTATGAAAGTTACTCATCGCCTCACAGTTGATGAAAGGTCAAAGCGTCAATTGATTGAAAAAGTTCCATACTATTAgtttcatcctttccaaacGACCATGTTCGTCATAGTGTGTCCTGATCGCAGTATGTTCAGCGGACAATTCATGGGAAAGGCTCTTGAATCGAATGGTGTTGCTATGCATGCAATTATCCTGAAGTCGTCTACAGTCCACCTCTGGCACCCCTCCTGGCCATCTATGTTccatcagcatatgcaCAGCAGTGAtcagaagagagagaaagagaactCACCTCAACAACCTTCCAGCCGCCAGTCAACTCATTCTCCAACTCTGACTCCAACCTCGTAATCACCATCGCGTACCTGCACTGctcaacatcatcctctgatccaacaacaaccttTCCGGTCTTGGCTGATCGGAAGAGGAGTTGTTCTTGGGTGGCAAAGGTAATGACGAACACTGGGATGTTGTTCTCAAGCATTTTGCCGTGAGCAATGTCAACATGCTTGATGTCGAGGATCTTCGAGTCGGAAACAAGGCCTTGTTTAATGAATTGGCCCATGGTCGCCCAAAGGACGTTAAAGGTCTATAGAGTGTCAGTCTGGTTGTTTATCAGCGGAGAATTTTTGACTGACAGCTTCACCACACCAAGCCTTCAAGCTTTCCCTGTCTGCACTCAGATAGGCATCGACAACTTCAGGTACAATGTACTCTCTCAACTCCCCAGTCCACCTGTCCATCCTAAAATTGGGGTCTAAAGCCTTCATGGCACGGATGACTTGAGCGGTCTCGTTCTCTTCGAACAAAGAGCCGACCTTGGTACCGATGGTTCGGATGGCAGAAACGAAGGGAGAGTCAGACTCATAGTAATTCTCCATCATACGTTGATAGGTGGGGGATTCCTTGATAAACGCAAGACGAGAGACGGACTCGGGCTTGTCGGAGAGAACAAGAGCCTCACCAGCTCTACAAGTGGGATTAGCTGACGCCGTTATATCGGAAGCACTCAACTCACTCAGGATTTTCCTCGACCCTTTTGATGGCAGCTCTTCCAGCTTTCTTAgccctcatctccctcttctttctcctagcctccttctcctcgtaACCACCATATCTACTCCCAACACcactctcatcttcaaagGCCTCTTCGAGACTCTCAGCCATCAACTTGTACGCCTTTGTGTCTCTAATGGGCGCAGTAGCGCTAGAGGCGGCAGAAACGAAACGGTTGGTAGCGGCAGAGATGGCCTTGAGAACTTCGGAATCGGCGAGAGCGTGCTGGACAGCGTCGTGCACGGAGATACCAGCCTTTTGAAGATCACCGACTGCAGATTGGATTCGAGGATTGTTTTTGATCAAGTTGGTGAGCTAGAAAAAATCAGAAATTGCGTGTAAATTATTCATTCAACCAGCTCACCCTAGTCTTCTCATACACATCCTTGGCCCTCTTCATAGCAGCACTATCGGCGAACTTGTCAACATCACCTTGCAACTGCTTGACATTGTCCTGCCAccccttgttcttctcaatctcctcctttaAGACCTGGGTGAAAACGGCCCACGGAGATCGAGGGGTGATAGGCTCATCGTTGGTtgactttttcttttgtgATTGTTGTTCAGACTTTTTCGACTCGTCCAAGAGACGGGCTGTAGATGAGAGGGGACGGAGCGActggggagggaggaatCGGCGGGCGGGGAGTGGCTGTTGTCGGAGTCGAAGAGCACGAAGGAAGACTGGTCGGGAGTGCATTTTGATGCTTTTTTTATACGAAGATGTGGGAATATAATGTTTTTATTAGTATACGACAATTTGCCTCCCATACGACTTTTCGTGCAATCAATTCCATCGGACTCTGTCGGCGATTGCCTGTCCACCATGTCCGGTTGAACTCGTGGCCAAAGCGGACATTTGCTCTCCTGTCCGGATTCAAAGGCCCGCCCCCTGTGATGTGTCCTGTGCGACTAAGGCGATTTCAGTTGTACTATTTACCAGTCTCGTCGATTCTTCTGCTCGATACACGGATATCAATCACAACTTTCTCCATAAAAGAGCAATGGCAGAAGACAaggccaaagaagaaagggcAAAACAGGCAGAGAGAGCGAGGAAGCTGGTACGTAGTACTACTCACAACAACGGTTTGCGCTACAGCTCACACACGCCGCAGCTCGCtcagagaaagaagaagaaagcagTAGAGGCTGGTACAGCGTCGGAATTTCAGACACCTGCATCAGTAGATACTCCTACTTTCCCATCAGCAAGGACAAGCTTGGATGATGCGCAGCCAGAGAGTGAGAAATCCAAGAACGCTGACGCTAAAGACCAAGGAGTTAAACCAGTCGATGTAAAAGTGGAAACTGAAGTAATAGAGGAAGAAACACCGCAGGAGGCGGATATAAAAGAAAAGCCGCAACTTGAAGCTCGTCTCGAGGAAGCTGCTGTACCAAACCAAGAAACGCCCGACAAACCGGCACcagtagaagaagaaaggtcTGCGCCGGAACCGCCTAAGGAGtccaagaagagcaagaagaaggctgctaagaaagaaaaacaagaagcTGCTAAAGCAGCAGAGGCGGAAGCAGAAGCCAA
Encoded here:
- a CDS encoding hypothetical protein (HMMPfam hit to FF, FF domain, score: 78.8, E(): 1.4e-20; HMMPfam hit to WW, WW domain, score: 66.2, E(): 8.4e-17) codes for the protein MSGEEKSLWSEYKNAQGRVYWSHAVTKQSVWEKPDELKTPFEKALSKTQWKQYASNNRPYYVNTVTKETKWDLPPELVELKKQIEEEEARKVERQRRKEQGIASPTPSPRESRSPTPEDIRELRASAANAIALYKPNTATPASVPETPLKPQNDDLPVITMPPGGFETKEESEAAFIHLLKKAGINETHTWDIAMRVIVLDPLYNALDTLAEKKAAFEKYTNGILDERRAAKDARISRLRPIFYKMFAKSGVIKSYSTLKTADKAFERDRYWQEAFPEERMLLLDEYTAKMRRDEESAERELRDRNIMSLTALLPTLDISVSTRWRAAHDLIISSPAFRSDKDLQKVEVLDMIKVYEDYAYKLEQEHKEESRKLKVEATRNARKAREGFKALLKELDHNGELTRTSKFKDTYPKIKNDERYIALLGLSGSSPLELWMDAVDDISEEVERAAEKIHNALGKVDKKITLETSWEELEQWCREVHMDTQISEKLRKEVYNLTHSRLKQIADEEARRIERRKRRRIEDLRYALKKVDAIELDMSYEQALPHMKDLKEFKEIEEEEDRKSAYEKFIKRQKEKLAEAESSKQDYRDRGESYRDSHRSGDRRHSKDDAMDVDDDVKSRRSDREREQDRDRDHKSSRRDDRDRDRGDRRDRDRERERDKERDRSDRRERDRERERERKHGGEQGEGREHKRRRLSSASSAAHRKDRDDEEIEEGEI
- a CDS encoding hypothetical protein (Match to ESTs gb|CF194519.1|CF194519, gb|CF194883.1|CF194883, gb|CF190134.1|CF190134; HMMPfam hit to Aldedh, Aldehyde dehydrogenase family, score: 878.3, E(): 2.9e-261) — translated: MAPTFTHEFNHAGYKGKVEVPTGIFINGEWASSVDKNAKTIDVYNPTTGEVLTKIPEALEADVNKAVEVAHNAFNNSWGLSVPGFKRGEYLIKIAELMERDLDILASLEALDNGKTFGAAKGFDVIESARTFRYYGGWADKIHGKVIETSSSKLTYTLHEPVGVCGQIIPWNFPLLMFSWKIAPALAAGNTVVIKPSELTPLTAMYMTKLFNEAGLPKGVINVVVGYGQTVGNALAGHPAIDKVAFTGSTAVGRKVMEEASKSNIKKVTLELGGKSANIVFEDADFEEAVKYSAQGIFFNHGQTCCAGSRIYVQKPIYEKFVKAFKEQTSKLKVGDPFDPNTYQGPQVSQIQAERIMSYVDHGKQEGATVITGGKRCGDKGYFIEPTVFGDVTANMKIVKEEIFGPVVVVSPFETEEEALEHANDSVYGLASAVFTSNISRATRVASKLKAGTVWINCYNELHPQVPFGGFKQSGLGRELGEYALENYTEIKAVQINVGAKCAIPT
- a CDS encoding hypothetical protein (HMMPfam hit to Tim44, Tim44-like domain, score: 139.1, E(): 9.8e-39), translating into MHSRPVFLRALRLRQQPLPARRFLPPQSLRPLSSTARLLDESKKSEQQSQKKKSTNDEPITPRSPWAVFTQVLKEEIEKNKGWQDNVKQLQGDVDKFADSAAMKRAKDVYEKTRLTNLIKNNPRIQSAVGDLQKAGISVHDAVQHALADSEVLKAISAATNRFVSAASSATAPIRDTKAYKLMAESLEEAFEDESGVGSRYGGYEEKEARRKKREMRAKKAGRAAIKRVEENPEAGEALVLSDKPESVSRLAFIKESPTYQRMMENYYESDSPFVSAIRTIGTKVGSLFEENETAQVIRAMKALDPNFRMDRWTGELREYIVPEVVDAYLSADRESLKAWCGEATFNVLWATMGQFIKQGLVSDSKILDIKHVDIAHGKMLENNIPVFVITFATQEQLLFRSAKTGKVVVGSEDDVEQCRYAMVITRLESELENELTGGWKVVEMARRGARGGL